Within the Candidatus Eremiobacterota bacterium genome, the region CGTGCGGCCGTGCTCGTCGCCGGCGAGCAGCAGCGGCACGCCGAGCGAGAAGAACAGCGTCGCCAGCAGGTTGCGTTTCTGGCGCTCGCGCAGCACCGTGATCGCGGGATCGTCGGTGGCGCCCTCGGCGCCGTGGTTCCAGCTCCAATTGTCGTCGGCGCCGTCGCGGTTCTCTTCGTGGTTCGCCTCGTTGTGCTTGCCGTCGTACGAGACGAGGTCGTTCAGCGTGAAGCCGTCGTGCACCGTGACGAAGTTCACGCTGGCGCGCGGCCGCCGCCCGTTGTGCGCGAACAGGTCCGAGGAGCCGGCGAGCCGCGAGGCGAGCTCCGGAAGCACGCCCAGGTCGCCGCGCCAGAACCGGCGCACGGTGTCGCGGTACTTGCCGTTCCATTCCGACCAGCCGGGTGGAAAGTTGCCGAGCTGGTAGCCGCCCGGGCCGACGTCCCACGGTTCGGCGACCAGCTTGACGCGCGAGAGGACCGGATCTTGCGCGATCGCCTTGAAGAACGCCGCGTCGCGCCGGTACGCGCCGTGGTCCTCGCGCGCCAGCGCCGGCGCCAAGTCGAAGCGAAAGCCGTCGACGTGCATCTCTTGCACCCAGTAGCGCAGCGAGTCCGTCACCATCTGCAGCACGCGCGGATGCCGCAGGTCGAGCGTGTTCCCCGTGCCGGTGAAGTCTTCATAGTAACGGCGGTCTTCGGCCAGACGGTAATACGACGCGTTGTCGATTCCTTTGAAGGAGAGGGTCGGGCCGAGATGGTTCCCTTCGGCGGTGTGGTTGTACACCACGTCGAGCACGACTTCGAGCCCCGCCTCGTGCAGGTGCTTCACCATCGTCTTGAACTCGTTCGGGTCGTCGCCGTGCAGATAGCGCCCTTCCGGGGCGAAGAAGCCGATCGAGTTGTAGCCCCAGTAGTTGCGCAGCTTCGCTTCGGCCAGCCGCCGGTCGTCGGCGAACGCCTGCACGGGAAGCAGCTCCAGCGTCGTCACGCCGAGCTCGCGCAGGTACTCGACGACCGCCGGCGCGGCGAGGCCGGCGAACGTCCCGCGCAGCGGCGGCGGCACGCCCGGATGCAGCTGCGTGAACCCTTTGACGTGCAGCTCGTAGAAGACGGTGCGCGGCCACGGCACCGCCGGGCGGTGCTCTTCGCCCCAGGTGAACGCTTCTTCGAGGACGACGCATTTCGGCATCGCGCTCGCGTTGTCGCGCCGGTCGAACGAAAGGTCCTCGCGGTGCGAGCCGATGCGGTAGCCGTAGTGCGCGTCGGTCCAGCGCAGCTTTCCCCACAGCGCTTTGGCGTACGGGTCGAGCAGCAGCTTGTGGTGGTTGAAACGGTGGCCGGCATGCGGATCGTACGGACCCCAGACGCGGTAGCCGTACAGCATCCCCGGCCGCGCGTCGGGCAAGTAGCCGTGCCAGACTTCGTCGGTGTACTCCGGAAGCGCGATGCGCGCGAGCTCGCGCCGGCCGCGCGCGTCGAAGACGCACAGCTCGACCTTCTCGGCGTTCGCGCTGAACAGCGCGAAGTTCACCCCTTTGCCGTCCCACGTCGCGCCGAGCGGGTACGGCAATCCCGCTTCGACGCGCTGTGCCGCGGGGATCACGCGCAGCGTGCCGTCGTCATGGCGCGAGCCAGATCGCGGCGAGCGGCGGCAGGGTCAGCGCGAGCGAGAACGGGCGCCCGTGCAGCGGGTGGTCGAGGGCCTTCACCGCGCCTGCGTTACCCACGTCGCGCCCGCCGTAGACGGAGGAGTCGGTGTTGAGCAGCTCGCGGTACTCGGTGCGGCGCGGTACGCCGACGGCGTAGCCGTCGCGGCGCACGCCGCTGAAGTTGCACACGCACACGACGTGGCCGTCGCGCGCGGCGTCCCAGCGGATGAACGCCACGACCCCGTTTCGCCGGTCGTCGTACGCGATCCACTCGAAACCCGACGGCTCGCAGTCGCGCTCGTGCAGCGCGCCGTGCTCGCGGGCGAGGTGGTTGACGTCGCGGACGAGCCGCTGCACGCCATGGTGCGGCGGATAGCGGGTGAGATGCCAGTCGAGCGAGGCTTGCGCGCGCCACTCGGCGCGCTGCCCGAACTCGCCGCCGGCGAACAGCAGCTTCTTCCCGGGATGGGCCCACATCAGCGCGTAGAGCAGCCGCAGGCTCGCGAACTGCTGCTCGTCGTTCCCCGGCATGCGCCCGAGCAGCGAGCGCTTTCCGTGCACGACCTCGTCGTGCGAGAGCGGGAGCACGAAGTTCTCGCTGAACGCGTAGACCAAGCCGAAGGAGATCTCGTCGAGATGGTGGCCGCGGAAGAGCGGGTCGCGCTCCAGGAACCGCAGCGTATCGTGCATCCACCCCATGTTCCACTTGTAGCCGAAGCCGAGCCCGCCGTACTCGACCGGGAGCGTCACGCCGGGCCAGGCGGTCGACTCTTCGGCGAAGGTCGCGATGCCGGGGCATTCGGCGTAGAGCGTCGTGTTGAGCCGGCGCAGGAAGGCGACCGCTTCGAGGTTCTCGCGCCCGCCATAGCGGTTCGGAACCCACTCGCCTTCTTTGCGCGAGTAGTCGCGGTAGAGGATCGAGGCGACCGCATCGACGCGCACGCCGTCCAGGTGAAACTCCCGCAGCCAGTACAGCGCCGACGCGATCAGAAAATTCTGCACTTCGTTGCGGCCGAGGTTGAAGACGTACGTGCCCCACTCGCGGTGAAATCCTTCGCGCGGATCGGCGTGCTCGTAGAGCGCCGTTCCGTCGAACCGGCCGAGCGCGTGCGCGTCGGTCGGAAAGTGTCCGGGAACCCAATCCAGGATGACGCCGATCCCGGCCGCGTGCGCGGCGTCGACGAAGGCGCGGAACTCGTCGGGCTCACCGAAGCGGCTGGTCGGCGCGAACCAGCTCGTCGTCTGATAGCCCCAGCTCAGGTCGAACGGGTGCTCGGTGACCGGCATCAGCTCGACGTGCGTGAAGCCCAGCTCCTTGACGTACGGGATCAACTGGTCGGCGAGCTCCCGGTAGGTCAGAAAACGGTCGCCCTCTTCGGGGACGCGGCGCCACGAGCCGAGGTGCACTTCGTAGATCTGAATCGGCGCGTCGCGGCGCTGTTTCTCGGCACGCGTCCGGAGCCACGCGTCGTCGTGCCACTCGTACGCGGAAGGCGCGGTGACGATCGACGCGTTCGCCGGGCGCTGCTCCGCCGCAAACGCGAACGGGTCGGCGCGCAGCGGGAGCAATTCGCCACTCGGCCCGAGCAGCTCGTACTTGTAGCGCGCGCCCGGCCCGACGCCGGGGAGGAAGATCTCCCACACGCCGGCCTCACGGCGCAGCCGCATCGGGTGCACGCGCCCGTCCCAGTCGTTCCAGTCGCCGACGACGCTGACGCGCGTCGCGTTCGGCGCCCACACCGCGAAGCGCGTCCCTTGCACGCCGTCGATCTCGTCGGGATGCGCGCCGAGAACGCGGTAGAGATCGTGGTGGTCCCCCTGCCCGAAGAGCCACGCGTCGAGCTCGCCGATCAGCGGGCCAAATAGGTACGGGTCCTCGATCGTGCGCGTGCCGCGCGCGTCCTTCACGCGCAGCTTGTAGCGCTCCGGCAGCGCGACCGCATACGCTTCGAAAAGCCCGTTCTCGCCGACCGGTTCGGCTTCGGCGAGCGCGCGGCCGTCCGCACCCACGACGCGCACGCTGCGCGCGCCGGGCAGAAAGGCACGCACGACCGTTCCGCTGCCGAGCGGGTGCGGGCCGAGCACGGCGAACGGATCGCCTTCGCGTCCCTGCTCGAGCGCTTCGGCGCGCTGGTCCGCCGTCATAGAAGCTGGCGGGCGAGCGTAGGCAACCCTTCGGCGAAGGTCGGGTGAATGTGGACGGAGCGCTCGAGGACGCGCCACGTCGAGCCGGCTTCCATGTGCGCGAGGATCACGTGGATCAATTCCCCGGCCTCGTACCCGACGAACGTCGCGCCGAGGATCTTGTCGGTCCGCGGCTCGACGACCAAGCGGAAGAAGCCGTCTTCGAGCGACCACTCGCTGCCGCGCGCGACGTCGCTGAGCCGGCGGGTGACCACGCGGTGCTCGACGTGCTGTTCGACCGCCTGATCGGCGGAGAGCCCGACGCGCCCGACCTGCGGCTCGACGAACATCGCGTAGCCCAGCACGCGGTCGTCGCGCGTGCGCGAGAGGTCGCCGCCGATGATCGCTTTGAGCCGGCGGAAGTCTTCCCACGAGACGTGCGTGAACTGCGGCTGCCCGGCGACGTCGCCCAACGCGTAGTGGTCGGCGACGCTGGTGCGCAGGTGCTGATCGCACTTGACGTTGCCGCGCTCGTCCAGCGCGATCCCGGCACGCGCGACCGTCCCCTCCGGAATGTTCGGGCGGCGCCCGATCGCGACCAAGAGCCCGTCGCCGGCGAGCGTGCCGCCCTCGCTCAGCGTCACGGTGAAGCTCCCTCCGTCGTAGGCGACCTTCGCCGCTTTTGTTTCGAGCCGCACCTCGATCCCGTCGCGTTCGAACGAGCTCGTCAGCACGTTGCAGACGTCGGTTTCTTCGCGCGCGATCAGACGGTCGTCGGGCGTGACGAGGGTGACCGCGCTGCCGAGCCGCGCCGCGCCTTGCCCGAGCTCGAGCCCGATGTAGCCGGAGCCGAGCACGATCAACCGCTTCGGAAGCGTCTCCTGCAGAAAGAAGTTCTCGTTGGTCAGAAACGGCGTTCCGGCGAGCCCGTCGAGCGGCGGAACGTTCGCGTGGCCGCCGGTGTCGATCACGACGACGTCCGCTGCGTACGTCTCTCCGCCGGCGCGCACGGCGTGCGGCGCGTCGAACGACGCTTCCGCGCGCACCAGCTCGACGCCGCTCTTCTCGAGCTTCTCGAGGACGCCCGCCCGCCACTCGCCGACGATTCGCCGCACGCGCGCCATCACCGCCGGCACGTCGGCGCGCACCTCGCACTGCACGTGCACGTCCGCCGCGCGCCGCGCGCGCCCCGCCGCGTGCGCCGAGGCGAGAAACGACTTCGACGGCGTGCACCCGACGTTGACGCAGCACCCGCCGAGCTCACCGCGCTCGAACAGGACGACCCGCTTCCCGCGCTCCGCGAAGTCGACCGCCAGCGGCACCCCGCCCTGCCCCGAACCGATAACCGCCAAATCGTACCGCATCGCCGCTTGCTTCTCCAAAACGGCCAATTTCCCGCGGCAACGACTTTTTGCGAATTGCGCGGGGAACCGGTATACTACATGAGCACCATGGATATCCGCAAATGGGTGACCCTGGAACGGTCGCTGATCGCTCTCCGCGAGCGGGAAAGCTGGCTACGGTCGAAAGGAGTCGTCCACGCAGCCGTCTTCGGTTCGGTTGCCCGCGGCGACGATGACCAAAGCAGTGATGTCGACGTTCTTTTGGAGCTCGCTCCGAACGCGCCGGTCGGAACCCCCGAGTTGCTGCAGATCGAGGCTGCTCTCGTCGCAGCGCTGGGTCGCAGCGTCGATGTCGTATCACGCGGCGGCCTGAAATCGCCGAGGCACGACCACATCATCAAGGAGATGGTTCCGGCCTTCTGACGCGCCGAAGCACAGCCCCAACCACCTTGCGGACGCCGTCAAGGATGCAATTCAGCGGGAGCTCGTGCTTTCGACGCTTGGAGATGGCAACTGAAGGACGTGCCCTCGGACGGTAAAGCGGTTCGGAGAACGATTCGAGTGAGGCGAGATGTCGACCGCTTCATGCGTCAGATCGCGAGCGGTCGCAGCTACTCGCAAGTGGCCACCGAGGCTCTCGTAGCGTATCTTCGAGCTAGAGGTGTCGATATTAAATCTTAGAGCTGCGGCTCGCCGTAGCGGGCGAGTTGGTCGATCAGTTTGGCGATGAGGCCGGTCCAGCCGGTTTGGTGGGAGGCGCCGAGTCCTTCGCCGGTGTCGCCGTTGAAGTACTCGTGGAAGAGGATGTGGTCGCGCCAGTTGGGATCGGTTTGGAACAGCTCGTTGTCGCCGTTGAAGGGACGGCGTCCGGTCGGATCGCGCCGGAACAGGCCGGCCAGGCGCTGCGAGAGCTCGCGTGATATCTGCCAGAGGTTCAGCATCCGGCCGGAACCGGTCGGAAACTCCACGGTGTAGTCGTCGCCGAGGTAGTGGTGAAACTTCTGCAGGGCTTCGATCAGCAGGAAGTTCAGCGGCATCCACACCGGGCCGCGCCAGTTCGAGTTGCCGCCGAAGAGGCCGCTGGTCGATTCGGCCGGCTCGTAGTCGCAGCGAAACTCCTGGCCGGCGACCTTGAGCACGTAGGGCTGGTCGAGATGGTAGCGAGAGAGCATGCGCACACCGTGCGGTGAAAGGAACTCGTTCTCGTCGAAGACGCGGCGCAGGATGCGGCGCAAGCGGTCGGGGCTGCAGATCGCCATCAGCCGCCGCTCGCCGCTCCCGGCGACGTCGATCCGGGCGACGTTCTCGGCCAGCTCCGGACGGTTGGCGAGAAACCAGTCGACGCGCCGGCGGAAATGCGGCAGCTGCTCCAGCGTCTGGGCGCCCAGCGTCTCGACCGCGAAGACGGGGACGATCCCGACGACGCTGCGCACCTTCAACGGAATGCGCTCGCCGCTCGGCAGGTAGAGCTGGTCGTAGTAGAACTCGTCGCCGGGATCCCACAGCCCCGCCTCGTCGTCGCGCACCGAGTTCATCGCGTCGGCGATGATGAGGAAGTGCTCGAAGAACTTCGAGGCGATGTCTTCGTAGATGTTCTCGACTTTGGCGAGCTCGAGCGCGATCGCCAGCATGTTGAGCGCGTAGACCGCCATCCACGAGGTGCCGTCGCTCTGCGCGAGGTACGCGCCGGCGGGCAGCTTCGCGCTGCGGTCGAACG harbors:
- the glgX gene encoding glycogen debranching protein GlgX, producing MPAAQRVEAGLPYPLGATWDGKGVNFALFSANAEKVELCVFDARGRRELARIALPEYTDEVWHGYLPDARPGMLYGYRVWGPYDPHAGHRFNHHKLLLDPYAKALWGKLRWTDAHYGYRIGSHREDLSFDRRDNASAMPKCVVLEEAFTWGEEHRPAVPWPRTVFYELHVKGFTQLHPGVPPPLRGTFAGLAAPAVVEYLRELGVTTLELLPVQAFADDRRLAEAKLRNYWGYNSIGFFAPEGRYLHGDDPNEFKTMVKHLHEAGLEVVLDVVYNHTAEGNHLGPTLSFKGIDNASYYRLAEDRRYYEDFTGTGNTLDLRHPRVLQMVTDSLRYWVQEMHVDGFRFDLAPALAREDHGAYRRDAAFFKAIAQDPVLSRVKLVAEPWDVGPGGYQLGNFPPGWSEWNGKYRDTVRRFWRGDLGVLPELASRLAGSSDLFAHNGRRPRASVNFVTVHDGFTLNDLVSYDGKHNEANHEENRDGADDNWSWNHGAEGATDDPAITVLRERQKRNLLATLFFSLGVPLLLAGDEHGRTQRGNNNAYAQDNEISWLDWSSSEPRDLALRDFVKTLLRMRREHPAFERDAFFHGAPVDRSGRKDIAWIKPDGGEMTPEDWTPEHRTIGFFLGLRRLLFVAMNAAPEDVVFALPDAQHVAWSLVLDTAIEGGARRDVPSGDLAVYPMVSRSLAFFAGRAK
- the glgB gene encoding 1,4-alpha-glucan branching protein GlgB, translating into MTADQRAEALEQGREGDPFAVLGPHPLGSGTVVRAFLPGARSVRVVGADGRALAEAEPVGENGLFEAYAVALPERYKLRVKDARGTRTIEDPYLFGPLIGELDAWLFGQGDHHDLYRVLGAHPDEIDGVQGTRFAVWAPNATRVSVVGDWNDWDGRVHPMRLRREAGVWEIFLPGVGPGARYKYELLGPSGELLPLRADPFAFAAEQRPANASIVTAPSAYEWHDDAWLRTRAEKQRRDAPIQIYEVHLGSWRRVPEEGDRFLTYRELADQLIPYVKELGFTHVELMPVTEHPFDLSWGYQTTSWFAPTSRFGEPDEFRAFVDAAHAAGIGVILDWVPGHFPTDAHALGRFDGTALYEHADPREGFHREWGTYVFNLGRNEVQNFLIASALYWLREFHLDGVRVDAVASILYRDYSRKEGEWVPNRYGGRENLEAVAFLRRLNTTLYAECPGIATFAEESTAWPGVTLPVEYGGLGFGYKWNMGWMHDTLRFLERDPLFRGHHLDEISFGLVYAFSENFVLPLSHDEVVHGKRSLLGRMPGNDEQQFASLRLLYALMWAHPGKKLLFAGGEFGQRAEWRAQASLDWHLTRYPPHHGVQRLVRDVNHLAREHGALHERDCEPSGFEWIAYDDRRNGVVAFIRWDAARDGHVVCVCNFSGVRRDGYAVGVPRRTEYRELLNTDSSVYGGRDVGNAGAVKALDHPLHGRPFSLALTLPPLAAIWLAP
- a CDS encoding FAD-dependent oxidoreductase is translated as MRYDLAVIGSGQGGVPLAVDFAERGKRVVLFERGELGGCCVNVGCTPSKSFLASAHAAGRARRAADVHVQCEVRADVPAVMARVRRIVGEWRAGVLEKLEKSGVELVRAEASFDAPHAVRAGGETYAADVVVIDTGGHANVPPLDGLAGTPFLTNENFFLQETLPKRLIVLGSGYIGLELGQGAARLGSAVTLVTPDDRLIAREETDVCNVLTSSFERDGIEVRLETKAAKVAYDGGSFTVTLSEGGTLAGDGLLVAIGRRPNIPEGTVARAGIALDERGNVKCDQHLRTSVADHYALGDVAGQPQFTHVSWEDFRRLKAIIGGDLSRTRDDRVLGYAMFVEPQVGRVGLSADQAVEQHVEHRVVTRRLSDVARGSEWSLEDGFFRLVVEPRTDKILGATFVGYEAGELIHVILAHMEAGSTWRVLERSVHIHPTFAEGLPTLARQLL
- a CDS encoding nucleotidyltransferase domain-containing protein, giving the protein MSTMDIRKWVTLERSLIALRERESWLRSKGVVHAAVFGSVARGDDDQSSDVDVLLELAPNAPVGTPELLQIEAALVAALGRSVDVVSRGGLKSPRHDHIIKEMVPAF